One Rhipicephalus sanguineus isolate Rsan-2018 unplaced genomic scaffold, BIME_Rsan_1.4 Seq4741, whole genome shotgun sequence DNA window includes the following coding sequences:
- the LOC119377445 gene encoding uncharacterized protein LOC119377445, translating to MSSVGAASAAQLSRGSRIEMPQDYAVILPPLPNGYVVQNTVFLHADVKGRPYHAEDFREPLFRRVPPTEVLALGACQMNHVWAVTCKSAEGVKKLLAEPQLTVKGLKCMVIDPSHRDVRLKLHWLLYHVREEDVRNALIPYGTVVDVGMDKWRIDGYTQQNTMTRTVTLRLKANVTLDDIPHQLRVGGELALIVAPGRAPRCLRCQQIGHIRKDCRVPRCDTCKRFGHAQANCTRTYAAATLNTGGTDKSELTMDEAEAEESVKSKADSAGKTPSMAGMTQLKKEAAKSTESARVGQPIAESPVKAKVTSAGDTPSTGGMTEVKETAKSADSASVQSAAESATSAKEAHVSKDVTAETSESKRTTQTVQEPSDGCAMEWHDAEEPGTGGKRPRDAVPSEPNDASSQEPPAKAAVFRRQRLIVKPNVVEGEKRPAKPPP from the coding sequence ATGAGCTCCGTTGGAGCGGCATCGGCGGCCCAGCTTAGCCGCGGTTCCAGGATTGAAATGCCACAGGATTATGCCGTCATTTTGCCCCCTCTGCCAAATGGGTATGTGGTTCAGAACACTGTTTTTCTGCACGCAGACGTAAAAGGAAGGCCTTATCACGCGGAAGATTTTCGTGAACCCCTTTTTCGACGTGTCCCGCCCACCGAGGTTCTTGCGCTTGGCGCATGTCAAATGAATCACGTGTGGGCGGTGACCTGTAAAAGCGCTGAAGGTGTGAAGAAACTTTTAGCTGAACCGCAATTGACTGTGAAAGGCCTCAAATGCATGGTAATCGACCCAAGCCACCGCGACGTCCGTCTGAAACTGCATTGGTTGCTCTACCACGTGCGAGAAGAAGACGTCCGAAATGCGCTGATCCCTTACGGGACGGTCGTTGACGTAGGGATGGATAAATGGCGAATTGATGGCTACACGCAGCAGAATACCATGACAAGAACCGTGACGCTCCGGCTCAAGGCTAACGTTACGCTGGACGATATACCCCACCAGTTACGAGTTGGAGGGGAGCTCGCACTTATCGTGGCCCCCGGAAGAGCGCCGAGGTGTTTGCGCTGCCAGCAGATTGGCCACATTAGAAAAGACTGTCGAGTTCCGCGGTGCGACACGTGCAAACGCTTTGGTCATGCCCAAGCGAACTGCACGAGGACGTATGCGGCAGCTACCTTGAACACCGGGGGCACGGATAAATCCGAGCTCACTATGGACGAGGCCGAAGCCGAAGAATCGGTGAAATCAAAGGCAGATTCTGCAGGGAAAACACCAAGTATGGCAGGCATGACGCAGTTGAAGAAAGAAGCGGCAAAGTCAACTGAAAGTGCAAGGGTGGGGCAACCTATTGCAGAATCACCGGTGAAAGCCAAGGTGACTTCTGCAGGAGACACGCCAAGTACAGGAGGCATGACGGAGGTGAAAGAAACGGCAAAATCAGCTGACAGTGCGAGTGTGCAATCTGCCGCAGAATCAGCGACGAGCGCAAAGGAGGCCCATGTATCAAAGGATGTGACCGCTGAAACGAGTGAGAGCAAAAGAACTACTCAGACTGTCCAGGAACCTTCCGACGGTTGTGCCATGGAGTGGCACGACGCTGAAGAACCCGGGACGGGAGGGAAAAGACCACGAGACGCAGTGCCATCAGAACCAAATGATGCAAGCAGTCAAGAACCGCCTGCGAAAGCGGCTGTCTTTCGGAGGCAGCGGCTGATAGTCAAGCCAAACGTCGTAGAAGGGGAAAAGAGGCCGGCCAAGCCGCCCCCCTGA
- the LOC119377443 gene encoding uncharacterized protein LOC119377443 — MILLPDTVVNGWGMLRSSGAVSAAMPSRGDRNAAFGNQEYEVILPPLPTGRIVLNTVFLHADVRGRPYRVEDIRDALEYLGMLPDVEALGAYQMNHVWAVTLKNNEAKKKLLSASQVSVKERRCLVVDPNNQDIRLKLHWVLHHVDDEDVRTAFAPYGKVTEVSRERWRTEGLSEKGSTTRLISLQLKAGYTKEDIPHQLRVAGELTLVVVAGRAPLCLRCKRTGHIRRECRVPRCTSCKRFGHAEEECVKTYAKVAGPSTWDDKTEHQMDESEAEEVAASKTRELQPVDTFPSFLPASSDKPEEPVSVPAKQRTPHSEKSTATPTKPMENTVNCQQTPVEKPERQLDDMMDTKTTPWKRAREETEAENKTPVETNTGEPPTKTAQVRRMSLKPKPNIPPDRHTSGGP, encoded by the coding sequence aTGATTCTACTTCCGGACACTGTCGTGAACGGTTGGGGAATGCTACGCTCCTCTGGGGCGGTATCAGCGGCCATGCCTAGCCGCGGTGACCGGAACGCTGCCTTCGGAAACCAGGAATATGAAGTTATTTTGCCTCCGCTTCCAACCGGTCGCATCGTTTTGAATACTGTTTTCCTTCATGCTGATGTTCGAGGACGGCCATACCGAGTGGAAGACATACGTGACGCACTTGAATATTTGGGCATGTTGCCTGACGTTGAAGCGTTAGGCGCATACCAAATGAACCACGTGTGGGCGGTGACGCTGAAAAACAACGAGGCGAAGAAGAAACTGCTTTCGGCATCTCAAGTGTCAGTGAAGGAGCGGCGTTGCCTCGTGGTGGATCCGAACAACCAGGATATACGACTAAAGCTACACTGGGTCCTTCATCATGTCGACGACGAAGACGTACGGACGGCGTTTGCACCGTACGGCAAAGTCACGGAAGTGTCAAGGGAGCGATGGCGCACAGAAGGTCTATCCGAGAAAGGTTCAACGACGCGGCTTATAAGTCTGCAGCTCAAAGCAGGTTACACGAAAGAAGACATCCCGCATCAGCTGCGTGTAGCAGGTGAGCTGACCTTAGTAGTTGTTGCTGGAAGAGCTCCCCTCTGCTTACGATGTAAACGAACAGGTCATATCAGACGTGAATGTAGAGTGCCGCGGTGCACATCGTGTAAGCGCTTTGGCCATGCTGAGGAAGAGTGCGTAAAAACTTATGCGAAGGTTGCGGGGCCCTCTACATGGGATGATAAAACAGAACATCAGATGGACGAATCAGAAGCCGAGGAAGTTGCAGCTAGTAAAACGAGGGAACTTCAGCCTGTTGACACGTTTCCTTCGTTTCTACCAGCCAGTAGCGACAAACCGGAAGAACCTGTAAGCGTGCCCGCTAAACAACGCACTCCACACTCTGAGAAGTCAACGGCAACGCCCACCAAACCGATGGAAAATACTGTGAACTGTCAGCAAACACCAGTAGAAAAACCCGAGCGTCAACTTGACGACATGATGGACACGAAGACTACCCCGTGGAAGAGAGCACGTGAGGAAACAGAAGCTGAGAACAAGACCCCGGTTGAGACCAATACCGGCGAACCGCCTACAAAGACGGCCCAAGTCCGCCGCATGTCCTTGAAGCCGAAGCCCAACATACCACCGGATCGCCACACCTCGGGAGGCCCATAG